The Arctopsyche grandis isolate Sample6627 chromosome 7, ASM5162203v2, whole genome shotgun sequence genome includes a window with the following:
- the LOC143914728 gene encoding uncharacterized protein LOC143914728: protein MLGSELSSLKNPGCGCPDVEHLRTRPGLGSAFTSTSTLPSPYCQSSIVNRHSLTQSSCRFSVSADRDAYAHLTVMPVRAEITGYGGEGRGGGGVAPPVRIPRFQISSDGRWEPLRRKRKQSAVAEVYNCRSVECRSAEM from the exons ATGTTGGGCTCGGAATTGTCGAGTCTAAAAAATCCag GATGTGGCTGCCCTGACGTGGAACACTTACGCACTCGACCAGGGCTTGGTTCCGCGTTCACATCCACGTCCACGTTGCCGTCTCCATATTGTCAATCGTCAATCGTCAATCGCCATTCGCTAACCCAATCGTCGTgccggttttcggtttcggCCGATCGTGACGCTTATGCACACTTGACAGTTATGCCAGTGCGAGCAGAAATAACGGGGTAtgggggggaggggaggggagggggaggggtggCGCCACCTGTGAGGATTCCTCGCTTTCAGATATCGAGCGACGGACGATGGGAGCCGCTGAGACGAAAGCGGAAGCAGTCGGCAGTTGCAGAAGTGTACAATTGTAGAAGTGTAGAGTGCAGAAGTGCAGAAATGTAG
- the Cp190 gene encoding centrosome-associated zinc finger protein CP190, whose product MSYEYKSRPTKMANAKQVKVDNWGVFFLQRLKQFFNNTDYCDLTLQFRDYAQLKVHRLVLSACTKYFELLEHTCEVYDDCLIMPDDLQADVVVPIINFMYTGQLEYNYNLFDRLYSTAQIMNMNVLTKLLDAQKSGVTDGAEHKQDMTLMNQQLANKSYVRPSTSDDFNNFDNKVNVMAGRKYGPGPRFKCESPSKNHNHSHLDAARPTRYELPEGLDTDEVFETSFADISYESQPLMKATKRRNSDDAAKNIYDEASTSSKFEELKRGTPSYKRMRSSPEEISTSHVNLDQINEFAYQQKLRSDYAKQEVMSEDENQDVFDSLIMDYNRSNTTTTSKRDQSNASNHSNEYQTQSQKTIQKTDSKNSNISIDHAKIISEVLKKYPHLVKSNKNIKLKIMSSKSSSSNASQNYVIEANNKVATAPASPQLKNPVKEEPDWIYVPRTGNADSMASLVALGAENSVGPWLCFLCGTPSKALKFLTYHKYYRHLVDSHKEKIPPKICEYCGFKSGKRNHLLHHMYTKHSIEPPPHYYFPKCNQCSYIALTEAFLIKHKLSHMDNKDYKCGICNSSYKTRPQLLLHIQNTGHKISPDRRGTTKCVYCNKIFLREANLYTHLKVAHKEVAKKDGIIDHSDDEDDTNYSHSISSYNYANSDNQEEHVEIKEEYDGKFQIISNTQINKPFVRGPQKLLNTKFIGKVKEKIKEFEQPVKQYQREPIHIVEAVEQNTENESSSRNTSNMNLVDRIVVFNDNEYILQADDADVYIDTNSKESHVHMKPEELVHPQQSSSINIPIIQNSRSSQVMNANIIKQSQNHNQTVHNIIHTQTQPVQIVVSGNQQYKAIVSSAPVVYNTNNKPAGTDNQSKFVSGQYESIQLENTQGGDVMVLNEEDFQIDCSEPIANDGSNIVVVYSHPVDKQYIQIDNQQFNSVASTRELESQLARVHGEEIENVPLMSEQGIVHETVETWQEGAVGVESSAIVDNRIEDVTRALIGTPELPQEEIKTADQDEVQLSLPQLIETDKIIEKNISQEEQTEPNSTSEVTISSNETNLVNEDNEIVLSFDINMENGIESNSGEKPAEFNSEPEHKEIAAEVLEAVTSVDTHDYTVAKENDTGGKVEITTLRESVHEIANEWSDDDVSPKKDQSEENNYTHESPIISDEKSANIAPEENVEPVAEEQTVNDESHEEISESLQTPMDLEESIENIQDEINKQEIISEQESHALPDLSVCDVTNENVHINEEVLGENENVPMNNESVPIETVDIPTENEDKIESEDVQIESEDIQIENEDIPIENAEDMPVDNNDVPIENEETTAKIEDATIENVTIMNEEVIMETEYMAKDEVAIDSEDVPMEDAEKDDVRMESASNDNKKDSLDKVTSVEKISHLLNDWEDNDSQSEVVMVADSKDGGNVNNSNSNIEKLVSDWDEEDEK is encoded by the coding sequence ATGTCGTACGAATATAAAAGCCGGCCAACAAAAATGGCCAACGCGAAGCAGGTCAAAGTCGACAACTGGGGAGTATTTTTCCTCCAGCGACTGAAGCAGTTCTTCAACAACACCGACTATTGCGATCTGACGTTGCAGTTCAGGGACTATGCCCAGTTGAAAGTCCACCGATTGGTGTTGAGCGCGTGCACCAAGTACTTTGAGCTCCTCGAGCACACGTGCGAGGTCTACGATGACTGTCTCATCATGCCCGACGATCTCCAGGCGGACGTCGTCGTGCCCATCATCAACTTCATGTACACGGGACAGCTCGAGTACAATTACAATCTGTTCGATCGGCTGTATTCCACCGCGCAGATAATGAACATGAATGTCTTGACGAAGCTCCTGGACGCTCAGAAGAGCGGCGTGACCGATGGAGCGGAGCACAAACAGGACATGACACTGATGAACCAACAGTTGGCGAACAAGTCTTACGTCAGACCTTCGACCAGCGACGATTTCAACAACTTCGACAACAAGGTAAACGTGATGGCCGGTCGCAAGTACGGACCCGGACCGAGATTCAAATGCGAATCGCCGTCCAAGAATCACAATCATTCTCATTTGGACGCAGCGCGACCCACGAGATATGAACTTCCGGAAGGTTTAGACACCGACGAAGTCTTCGAAACGTCTTTCGCCGATATATCGTATGAAAGTCAACCCCTCATGAAGGCCACCAAGAGACGCAATTCTGACGACGCagctaaaaatatatacgacgaAGCTTCCACCTCGAGTAAATTCGAAGAATTGAAGAGGGGCACTCCGTCGTACAAAAGAATGCGTAGCTCTCCCGAAGAGATTTCGACTTCGCACGTTAATCTAGACCAGATTAACGAATTCGCCTATCAACAAAAGTTGAGATCTGACTATGCGAAACAGGAAGTGATGTCGGAAGATGAAAATCAAGACGTGTTTGACTCGTTAATTATGGATTACAATAGGAGCAACACTACAACTACTAGTAAAAGAGACCAATCGAATGCGTCGAATCACTCAAACGAATACCAAACACAGTCTCAAAAAACCATTCAAAAGACAGATAGTAAAAATTCAAACATTTCCATAGACCACGCGAAAATCATCAGCGAAGTTCTTAAAAAGTATCCGCATTTAGTTAAgtcgaataaaaatatcaaattaaaaatcatgtcGAGCAAGTCTTCCTCGAGCAACGCTTCCCAGAACTACGTCATAGAAGCCAACAACAAAGTGGCGACGGCTCCCGCGTCTCCACAGTTGAAAAACCCGGTGAAAGAAGAGCCCGATTGGATTTACGTACCCAGGACCGGAAACGCCGACTCCATGGCGAGCCTGGTGGCCTTGGGGGCCGAGAATTCGGTCGGCCCCTGGCTCTGCTTCCTCTGCGGGACCCCGTCGAAAGCCTTAAAATTCCTAACGTACCACAAATACTATCGGCACCTCGTCGACAGTCACAAAGAGAAAATCCCGCCGAAAATCTGCGAATACTGCGGATTCAAATCCGGCAAACGGAACCATCTCTTGCATCACATGTACACGAAACACAGTATAGAACCTCCGCCACACTACTACTTCCCGAAGTGCAATCAATGCTCGTACATCGCGCTGACGGAGGCCTTCCTCATCAAGCACAAACTGTCACACATGGACAACAAGGACTACAAGTGCGGCATTTGCAACTCCTCGTACAAGACGAGACCTCAACTGCTGCTGCACATTCAGAACACGGGGCACAAAATAAGTCCGGACCGTCGCGGCACCACCAAGTGCGTCTATTGCAATAAGATATTCCTGAGGGAGGCCAATCTGTACACCCACTTGAAGGTGGCCCACAAAGAAGTCGCCAAAAAGGACGGCATAATAGACCATTCCGACGACGAAGACGATACCAACTACTCGCACAGCATCTCCTCGTACAACTACGCCAATTCGGACAACCAGGAAGAGCACGTCGAAATCAAAGAGGAATACGACGGCAAATTCCAAATCATATCCAATACCCAGATAAACAAGCCTTTCGTAAGAGGCCCCCAGAAATTACTAAACACCAAGTTCATTGGCAAAGTCAAAGAAAAGATCAAAGAGTTCGAGCAGCCCGTCAAGCAATATCAAAGAGAACCCATACATATAGTGGAAGCCGTCGAACAAAACACCGAGAACGAGAGCAGTTCGAGGAACACGTCAAACATGAATCTAGTGGATCGTATAGTAGTCTTCAACGACAACGAGTACATACTCCAAGCTGATGATGCGGACGTCTACATCGACACCAACTCCAAAGAGAGTCACGTGCATATGAAACCTGAAGAGTTGGTTCACCCGCAGCAATCATCGTCTATAAATATCCCCATAATTCAAAACTCTAGATCGTCGCAGGTAATGAACGCGAACATCATAAAACAATCCCAAAATCATAATCAGACAGTGCATAACATAATACACACGCAAACACAGCCCGTTCAAATAGTCGTATCGGGCAATCAGCAGTACAAAGCCATCGTATCCTCGGCGCCTGTAGTCTACAACACTAATAACAAGCCGGCCGGTACTGATAATCAGTCCAAATTCGTGTCGGGTCAGTACGAGAGCATTCAATTGGAAAACACTCAGGGTGGAGACGTCATGGTTCTGAACGAGGAGGACTTCCAAATCGACTGCTCGGAGCCCATAGCCAATGACGGTTCTAATATCGTCGTCGTTTACAGTCATCCCGTAGACAAGCAGTACATTCAGATTGACAATCAGCAGTTTAACAGCGTCGCCAGTACGCGGGAGCTGGAGTCGCAGTTGGCGCGCGTCCACGGTGAGGAGATCGAAAATGTGCCTTTGATGTCGGAGCAAGGTATCGTCCACGAAACTGTCGAAACTTGGCAGGAGGGCGCTGTCGGCGTTGAGTCGTCGGCGATTGTCGATAATAGGATTGAAGATGTTACGCGGGCGCTCATCGGCACGCCGGAGTTGCCACAGGAAGAAATCAAAACCGCCGATCAGGACGAGGTGCAACTCTCATTGCCGCAGCTGATCGAGACTGATAAGATCATTGAAAAGAATATATCGCAAGAAGAACAGACGGAGCCGAATTCGACATCGGAGGTTACTATTTCATCTAACGAGACGAATCTAGTAAACGAAGACAACGAAATAGTTTTAAGCTTCGATATCAACATGGAAAACGGTATTGAGTCTAATTCGGGGGAAAAACCTGCCGAATTCAATAGCGAACCAGAGCATAAAGAAATAGCTGCAGAGGTACTAGAAGCCGTCACCAGTGTCGATACCCACGATTATACAGTTGCGAAAGAAAATGATACTGGTGGAAAAGTAGAAATTACGACTCTTAGGGAAAGTGTGCATGAAATTGCCAATGAATGGTCGGATGATGATGTTTCGCCTAAGAAAGATCAATCGgaagaaaataattatacacatgAAAGTCCTATCATTTCTGATGAAAAGAGTGCAAATATTGCTCCGGAAGAGAACGTCGAACCTGTTGCCGAAGAGCAAACGGTCAACGATGAAAGTCATGAAGAAATATCCGAGTCCCTTCAAACGCCTATGGATCTCGAAGAATCTATCGAGAACATTCAAGACGAGATTAACAAACAGGAAATTATATCTGAGCAAGAATCACACGCACTTCCTGATTTGAGTGTGTGCGATGTCACAAATGAAAATGTTCATATTAATGAAGAGGTGTTAGGTGAAAATGAAAACGTTCCGATGAATAATGAAAGCGTCCCAATCGAAACTGTGGATATTCCCACCGAAAACGAAGATAAAATTGAGAGCGAAGACGTCCAAATTGAAAGCGAGGATATCCAAATCGAAAATGAAGATATCCCGATTGAAAATGCCGAAGACATGCCGGTCGACAACAACGATGTGCCGATTGAAAACGAAGAGACGACAGCCAAAATTGAAGACGCCACAATCGAAAATGTTACGATCATGAACGAAGAGGTTATAATGGAAACCGAGTATATGGCCAAGGATGAAGTGGCGATCGACAGTGAAGATGTCCCGATGGAAGACGCCGAAAAGGACGACGTTCGGATGGAAAGTGCGtcgaatgataataaaaaagacTCTTTGGACAAAGTGACTAGTGTTGAGAAGATCTCGCATCTCCTGAACGATTGGGAAGACAATGACTCACAGTCGGAAGTTGTAATGGTCGCCGACAGTAAAGACGGTGGCAATGTTAATAATTCAAACTCCAATATCGAAAAACTAGTGAGTGATTGGGACGAAGAAGACGAAAAATAG
- the l(3)neo43 gene encoding cytochrome c oxidase assembly protein COX16 homolog l(3)neo43 — protein MNTLDKILATAKRTVRGRFFKRGLPFISLILILPLGVQKFANLRYEYSKGGAITFEEAEKQGIKMKKPGEVTLETEFNKVKNLDIDNWEPIRIPRPWDETIE, from the exons ATGAATACTCTCGATAAAATATTAGCCACCGCTAAACGAACTGTCCGCGGCAGATTTTTCAAGCGCGGATTGCCTTTTATTAGCTTAATATTAATTCTGCCATTAGGCGTGCAAAAATTCGCTAATTTGAG ATACGAATACTCCAAAGGCGGAGCCATCACGTTCGAAGAGGCCGAGAAACAAggaatcaaaatgaaaaaaccCGGAGAAGTCACACTAGAAACGGAATTCAACAAAGTCAAGAATTTAGACATAGACAATTGGGAACCGATAAGAATCCCTCGACCTTGGGACGAAACCATTGAATAA
- the ear gene encoding ENL/AF9-related superfamily elongation complex transcription factor, translating into MAVRVFLEVGHEASIRTKRTPEGFTHDWEVFVRGADATDIQHFVDKVVFQLHDTFPKPKRTVKEPPYSVKESGYAGFNLPIEIHLKNRDEPKKIKVNYDLDLQPSGPPIKKVRNEQHVFPNPSDEFKRKLLKAGGTILSSANSVHSNIEHERNSRDSITEEKSQQLIGKPKLGGDNIKKHKPKDYDLSRQPNNLKNLFGPNIHKLPTISPDPKKPSPTSKADKREKPYIEKQKPKEIEHREEKKVAKDEKTKEEKRKSHKERDPSKDKSSKRPVEKPPSPIPLAKRPAVHPLSPRRVSSPSNKSNSSASSKEEVKSVKQSNSADPKIKPQKMPDISLSKVEKKGKKEKKSHDKEREILKKEHKKEKDPKPVVIPEIRENKPKEIPKEIVTKDISNKEKEKPPTKPEKPINKFSIENMLKDPQDAQKYSDGSKHKGKSEREKKHKHKKKDKKRDESREKIKDQFPKEKKHKSDKKSLSENKETINIEKLEPVSVAKDPEKIITISKPFKEKDRSLLTISPISIDTSSQSSSKSLISKSSKSGKNPLTSMMEALSSSSGSDSDNSIISDDEDTLIESAKVLKVTSKLPEPTKSEPVKLPTPEVAKIDKQPVEKIDKVNQFQPVHRAQKMKEKTSKQEMKEEKKQRKRKSGSKGEDETTGKMSKSVDEVDQASKKRSDNASNPLESFQRTKSDSSRSKTDTKVQDDGVSSSLSDNPLKCDSPINEDSHMVEAHEISPDYMIQLKELQKRIMTLQSNEELERVVNLIAETGKYEVTKKTFDFDLCLLDRTTVQQLQEMIGCESRA; encoded by the exons ATGGCGGTGCGCGTCTTCCTCGAGGTGGGGCACGAAGCGTCGATCCGCACGAAGCGCACCCCCGAGGGCTTCACCCACGACTGGGAAGTGTTCGTGAGGGGCGCAGACGCCACTGACATCCAGCACTTCGTCGACAAGGTCGTCTTCCAGCTCCACGACACCTTCCCGAAACCGAAGAGGA cCGTCAAAGAGCCACCGTACAGTGTTAAGGAATCTGGATATGCTGGATTCAACTTACCTATTGAAATTCATCTTAAAAATCGCGACGAGCCGAAGAAAATCAAAGTCAACTATGATCTCGATTTGCAACCATCTGGTCCACCTATCAAAAAGGTGCGAAATGAACAGCACGTATTTCCGAACCCATCCGATGAATTTAAAAGGAAACTCTTGAAAGCTGGTGGCACAATTTTAAGCAGCGCAAACTCGGTGCACTCTAATATAGAACATGAACGCAACAGTCGAGATTCAATTACTGAAGAAAAATCTCAACAACTCATTGGAAAACCTAAACTCGGAGGtgacaatataaaaaaacataaacctAAAGATTATGACTTATCGAGGCAGCCGAACAACCTCAAAAATCTATTCGGTCCTAACATCCACAAATTACCGACAATTTCTCCCGATCCTAAGAAACCTTCTCCTACTTCTAAGGCTGACAAAAGAGAGAAAccatatattgaaaaacaaaaaccTAAAGAAATCGAACATAGAGAGGAAAAGAAAGTTGCAAAGGATGAAAAAACTAAAGAAGAAAAGAGAAAATCTCATAAAGAAAGAGATCCGTCTAAAGACAAAAGCTCAAAAAGACCTGTGGAAAAACCTCCTTCCCCCATCCCTCTGGCAAAAAGACCTGCCGTGCATCCACTTAGTCCTCGTCGCGTTTCTAGTCCCAGTAATAAATCCAATAGCTCCGCTTCCAGTAAGGAAGAAGTTAAATCTGTTAAGCAAAGTAATTCTGCAGATCCTAAAATCAAACCGCAGAAAATGCCAGATATTTCATTGtccaaagttgaaaaaaaagggaaaaaagaaaaaaaaagtcatgATAAAGAACGCGAAATTCTTAAAAAAGAGCACAAAAAAGAGAAAGATCCGAAACCAGTTGTTATTCCTGAAATTAGAGAAAACAAACCTAAAGAAATTCCCAAAGAAATTGTAACAAAAGATATTTCTAATAAGGAAAAGGAAAAGCCTCCCACAAAACCGGAAAAACCTATCAATAAATTCTCTATTGAAAATATGTTGAAAGACCCTCAAGATGCCCAAAAATATTCTGATGGTTCAAAGCATAAAGGTAAATCAGAGCGAGAAAAAAAACACAAGCACAAAAAGAAAGATAAGAAACGAGATGAATCGAGGGAGAAAATCAAAGACCAATTTCCTAAAGAGAAGAAACACAAAAGTGACAAGAAATCACTGTCAGAAAATAAGGAAACtataaacattgaaaaattaGAACCTGTTTCTGTTGCTAAAGACCCCGAAAAAATTATTACCATATCTAAACCGTTCAAAGAAAAAGATCGCAGTCTACTTACAATATCGCCTATTTCAATTGACACAAGCTCGCAGTCAAGTTCCAAGAGTTTAATAAGTAAATCGTCAAAGTCGGGTAAAAATCCCCTCACCTCGATGATGGAAGCTCTCAGTTCTAGTTCGGGCAGCGATAGCGACAACTCGATTATCTCCGACGACGAGGATACGCTAATAGAATCCGCCAAAGTTTTGAAAGTGACCAGCAAACTCCCGGAACCGACCAAGAGCGAACCGGTCAAATTACCAACACCAGAAGTGGCCAAAATCGACAAACAACCTGTGGAAAAAATCGACAAAGTCAATCAGTTTCAACCGGTTCACAGAGCGCAAAAAATGAAAGAGAAAACTAGTAAACAAGAAATGAAAGAAGAGAAAAAGCAAAGAAAGCGAAAGTCAGGCTCCAAAGGTGAGGATGAGACGACCGGTAAAATGTCTAAATCGGTCGATGAAGTCGATCAAGCTTCCAAGAAGAGATCGGACAACGCAAGCAACCCTCTGGAAAGTTTTCAACGGACCAAATCGGACTCGTCCCGATCCAAGACGGACACCAAAGTCCAAGACGACGGCGTGTCCAGTAGCCTCAGTGACAATCCCCTCAAGTGCGACTCGCCAATCAACGAAGACTCTCACATGGTGGAAGCGCACGAGATCTCCCCCGACTATATGATTCAGCTGAAGGAACTCCAAAAGAGGATAATGACGCTCCAAAGCAACGAAGAACTAGAGCGGGTGGTCAATCTGATCGCCGAGACCGGAAAATACGAAGTCACCAAGAAGACGTTCGACTTTGATCTGTGCCTATTGGATCGGACGACGGTCCAACAACTCCAAGAGATGATCGGATGCGAATCGAGAGCATGA